TTGAAAAATGAGGATGGCCATGTGCTGCACCTATTGTCTCTCATATTACCTCTATTAATGGCTCATCTTACGCGAGACACTACAAGTCTTCACACGTACAATAACAAGCCTGAgaataatgaaaacacacaattatGCTGCCGTGGAATGTAACTAAGGACATTCAGATGGTTTTATTCGAGCGCTTCCATGTTATGTTACATTATACTGTTGGAACTTCTGCTCcatcacttgtgtgtgtgtgtagtgtgacTTTTACTTGCAGTGTGTACTTGTAGTTTACTTGAATATATTTACACTGTCAGGTTTACTTTGGTAAAAGTTTTCAATACTTATTCAACTCTTGTAATTACAGTCAGAAAGAAATAGTCCTTTTAACATATGAGTGTGCGATAAATTAGAAATGTTTACTCTATCtgttaaaagtttaaactaTGCATCAAATGTGACAAACACATGcctgaaattaaaataaatcaatttggCGACAGATACAAATATGAAGCCTTTTCATCGCACTCCATTAGAAAACAGCTGATAAAATGCCAAACAACAAACATCTGGAATATTGTTCAAAGCTGCTGCTAAGTTCGCGCCGTAAAAATGATAAATGAGTGTCCCTGTGAACGTCTAGAGAATAGCATGTCTCCTCATCCCATTTCTCCAGCACGCTGAGGCACAGACAGGGACGGGCTGCAGGCCCTTACAGCTCTTGGTTCAAgcgcaataaaaaaaaataagactaTTTCTCAAAAACCTTCAGAATAATCTTCACAGGAAATATTGTGTGGATGCTGTTTCCCTCAGACACAAGAACTTAAACTGATATACACCTCGGCCGCTGCTGTCAGTTAGTAATAGTCTCAGGAGAACTTTGCAACAAGTTTCCATTATGAAAGCATGGTGTTTCTGTTTAACCGTCATAAACGCCTGCCGTTCTGGGGCGATATATTTAATTGTGCCGCCAAAAAATGCATTTACGTGGTTGTTTATGTGCTATCCTGTTTAAAAAGGTCACTCCAGTCAGAGGCATGTATCTGTTTCTCAGCTCCTGTGGTTCAAGCATAACACAAGTGTGGTGAAATTCGTACAATACAACCACTCCTTTCTTggccgattttttttttttttttaatgatgtgcCTTACCCTCTGCTAACTACTTAGATTGAATTTCCCAATTTTGTATGGGAAAGCTTGTGGACCACAGCTTCCATTAAAGATATGCAAAGAACGCAAGCAAGGAACAGAGCACTATACATGTACTGAAGGCAATCAGGATGTTCAATAAGAAATAGTCAGTCTGTGCAGCGTCCTGATTCCACTTCCTGAAACTCTTGATAACGACTGGGCCTTCCAGCGAAAGACGGtgtgagaagagacagagaaaaagaagcaATTCTAACGTTTTGTTTTTGAAGGGGTGCgtggtgggaggaggtgggggttgGCTCTTTATCTCGCCTCACTATCCAACCTCTTACCTCCCCTTTTGGGCCTTTAGGAGCATCCTGTGACCCCCTGACCTCCCGGACAATAGAGACCAGGACGTTTCCCAGTGAGCGCCGATGGAgccaacaacaggaacatgaggGGTGCTCCTGGGAAACAAACTGTTTATTGTGCAGCAGGatggacacccccccccccccccccccccccgatgtccCAGTCACTTACtttcacacacaatcacacacagtgcacaccTCCGCAGAGTAAAAGCCTGTCAAACAACAGGTGGCAGCTTCTGAACCACGTAGCAACTGTCACAGGCTTTTAAAATCTCCCATGAGTGCATGCGTGTGTTTGGTGGTTGCTAAAAAGGATATTTTGCTTTCATCAAAGTCACAATCTATGACCATATGATGCAGCTTTTTTTTGTACCTCTTTTGGTCTATGAAACTTTGTCAATGTCCAAGGAGACATCCTGTAGACAACAATGTGTCAGCTGTCGCCTTCTCCGCTTCGTTtctgcactgacacatgcaggctgcagatgatttatattatatttatatttagtcaGACTTTCTATTTGATAACAGTACCAGGCCATTTGTTGGTGCTGCCACTGCCTGTCTGTTTCAGAGGAAATCCTTCCTTTGTCTCTCAAGGAAGCTCAGCAAACTGGGAAAACCTGAATTTGTCATCAGAACTCAAACAGCTGGAACACATTTGATTGCGGAGAGTCGCCGCTAAATGTATTAGTCAACACTCCAGACTGGTTATTACCTACGCTCAGGGGGCTACTCATTGCAAGAGCAGCACTGTAAAACTGTTTCCCGAGCTGTCAATCACTGTGCCAGAAATGTGTTGCAACACAAGAGTCACAGAGGCCCAAGGGATTGGTCCTTTAAGTGCTTAACCCCATAGGATTACTGGTTCTTTATGACTATGTGTGATTTGTGTCTGTGCTCGGCATGATGCACATCTGATAAGGGTGGATCAGAGGTGGCAGACACGGGGGACTGCATCTGAACTCATTCTCTCTGCTCTCGTCGGAGAGATGTTACATTCGGATaatcagagaagaaaaaaacattaatcatCTTTGGGATGAAGAATCCATGAGTCATTCTTTCTGATATAACCACAATGTTTAGTGATATGTGGAAAGAATGAAATGATTTGGTACATATGTTAAGTGTGAGGCTCATGTGAGTTTTCACATTTGGTGATACTttacttttccttttcctcaagTATATGAACCCTATCACAGCAGGATACCTATGAACATCTGGCAAAGGGACTGCTAATACAAAATTAGCCTTTCAGCTGACTGGTGcatatatatttgtatgaatgttgattattttattacattgtCCTTTtccaaataaagaataaataatgattttaaaAGCAGAACATATGATGCACAGCAATACTTTAAAACAACCGGCATGAGATATcttttaattattattcaaaAATCTGGTCataagggggaaaaaagtctgtcacttaaaaaaagaaaaaagttctctgaaataaaacacaaaataaagtcaTATTTGGTGCTAGCAACCCTGTGTGTAAATGAGACATCCAGTAACCAGCTATGCAATTAGGCCAATAAAAGCTGGATAGTTCTCCATGGCCACAATTAGTGCATGTAATACCATTTAATAAGCACGTTCTTGAAGCTGTAAATGTTTATATGATTTCATGATGTAAACCTTGTGAGCCAAAAACAAATACTCAGTCCCGTACCAGCTTGTTTTAATGTCCAACACTCAAGAAGATGAGAAGTAGAAGCTAAAAAATCAAAAAACTTATAATGGACTATAACATATTGATCAAAGTTGTAACACTCTTTCACAGTGATACTCACAAAAGCACGGGGGAGATCTGAAGAATGATTCAGAGGTTTTCTGGGTCAAAGGCCACCTTAGCACTGACAAGCAAAATTAAATCACAGCTAAGGAAATGAGCCATGAAACGCTGATTGCTCCATTCATAATGACCCTTTTCCAGTTGCTTAGCTCAAGAATTATATGATTGTGTAGAGTGCTGACTTCACTGCAAACATGAGCGCTGCTTGCACATATTGCCTGAGTGTATAATCAAATCAAGACAATTGATACAAGGAGTGAACAAATATCTCTTAGTATGTGCGAACAATGGATCTTTGTTGCACAACAGAGCCCTCAGAAAGCTAATACACTGACCGAAGGTAGAACACCTCTGGGGACTGGGAGCCCAGCTTGTGCTCAACAATAATTGGTTGCGCTTTTATTGGATAATTCAGACATTGGCAGGACCCAGTTAAGTTGATTTTTAAAACGGCAGTGAGCAGATGTGCTTCGTCATGGCAACCATGGGAAAAGTACCATCGAGAGAATAATACTTGAGCGCGGACACAGCTTTAGCATAATTGCCGCAGTAAGAGCACTGCTTTCTGCTATACAATGAAACTGATGATGATTCATGTGACCGAAAAGACAGATCACTGTCGGCCAAGTCCAAGGTTTCAAATAACCGCACTATGGGCTATATTCCTCATGAGAAAGCCAGCTAAACTTCTGCCCCCACCCATATCATCCCAGCTCTGACACTTTCACACCTCGGCTCGTACATCAATATGGAACTCGGGGCACCAGGCCTGTAACCAAAAACTCAACTTCTGGGTATAGGTGGGAAATTCCCCACACAGGTCACTGATAGGTTTCCCAAAAGAAGGAAAGGCATGTCTTGCTTGTTGCTTCGGATGTTTACAAGGTAGCATGCACCCCCTAACTAAGGGACTTACCAGCGCCTCTGTCAGTTGCACATGTGATATCAGAGGGAACTACAGTAGGGCGATTGTGGGAGGCTTTGTGAGAAGAAGCTTCAAGCCAACAAAGTGTGGGCTTGACTGTGTCTGAAAACCTCATGCTGATAAATGGCCTCTCCAAGAACACAAACTCGGAGCACAAGGCCCCTGCTGCACACGACCCAAACTGCTACCTCTGCTGCTGGCAGAATCTGATTACAGGCAGGCCCCGAGGACAGGCAGGTCATTGAGAGCACAGAGATGAGCAAACAATAAGATATTATCTGAAGGAATCTTCAGCTTTCCAAAGGAAAATGGTCCCTCTCAGTGTCACACTGACGATAGGATCCTCAACCTGACACTGAATCAGCCATTTAAGAAGAATGAACACTGCTGCCCATTCATACATAGCCACTAAAATAATGAgagctcttttttcccccttgttTAAGATATATAAAGGGGAGCTCATGAGTCTTTGCTAGACAAGGCTATGCAGAAACCGGAGCACGCAGCTGACTCAGATGAATATGCCTTTACAATGATTGGGTATTGAATGAACAATCCTATAGTCTTTTCCTTCATTCTTATGTACGTGTAAATAATACACATGCTTGGCTTCATTGCACTTCGCTGCTCCATTGTAATGCACTTTTTCAAGATGACTTACaaacaattctttaaatgaATCAGCTGATCATGAGCCTGTAACATTGAAGTTGACAAATGACACTGTGACTCTTGCCAAAAAGCTGGTCAGAGCTGTATATCACATGGTTGATCATGTTAATCCTGTGTGCGTTcgtttttgttcttttcaaaCAGTGACATCTTGTGGACACCTGGCCTCACTCATTGTGTTCAGGTCACAGGCTATGATTATGTTAAAAGTTATATAGccattgtatgtatgtatgtatgtatgtatgctgTTTGAGCATTATCTTCCAATCTGGTATTAGTGCTGTGCACTCAGTGATGAGGGTGAAGAATTGTATCGATCATGATGGcgagttaattatttttaaagatatatttaatttatgttaGGTAGAATGTGATAGATAATGTGATAAGTACAGAAGGATAGGTTTGGGAGCAAATTTCTAGTATTGGTATGTAGTTTTGCTTCACAAcattatattgttatttaaaatggaattatatattttttaaaacactgttaAACTTTCATGAACTATAAGCTAAATTAGAATGGCATATAACCTGCACTTATAGCCAAATTCAAGTACACATAATTTTTGTTAAATGGATTGTgacaaaaactgtgaaaatagattaaaagaaatacatgtttttctATACCTACAGTATATGTACTTATTTGTACTTGTTATGAATAGATTTTAAACTATTACTTCATGTAAAATGCATGTGATTCCCTTGCAAAGAGTAGAGCTGTTATGAAATACTGCAACTGACAAGTAAAATCAAACCTGATTCATGGCATTATGTTTAACTTTCagtaaacagacacaaaatgtattgtatttgctTATTGTATGCACGCATAGAAAAAAAGCGTGTAATTTGAATACATGTTAAATGGatcatgtagaaatatgaatAGATAAATTACTTAAGGACTACAGCCATGACATATGCAATTGTGATTCTTCGTGAAGTCTCGCGATATTACCCAGCAGTTGGACAGTCAGACACCTCGTAGACGAGCAGCGATGAGAGTAGAGGCTAAATCCCTTGGTTGTTCAGTGTCAGTCTAAAGAAAGATCAAGCTCTAACACTTCTTCTCGCAAACGTTTACCTAGAAACCGAAAAGCTCCAAACCAGCTGTATGTCAGACTTGGTTTCCCGCTCGTACCCGAAGTGAGACTTGAGAGTGCACGGCCACAAAAGCCGAATTGTATGTGTGAGGTGCTAACCGTTAGCTAACGGGCCAGCTAGCATAGCCACAGGAGCAATGGCGTTGAAAAGAATACAGAAGgtgagtgtgtatttattttttgtgtcagTCACATCGCAAACCAGCTGCTTTTAAAGCGTTGGAGCGTCGGTGACGATTAACAGTGGCGTTTAGCTGTTTGTGTAGCTCCCCTGAGCCGTGTTGGCTTTTTGTGCTAATATTCAAaataacacagagacaaaagacgAGCTAGCCGCTGCTGGCCCTGTTGGTGCATTGCTACACTAACGCAGGCCGACAAGGACCTCTCCGACGTGTTGTTGTGACAGCTGCCTCTTGTTTACGTGCAATGTGTGTTTTCGTTTTTTTCCTGACGTAACTTAGCACCGTAGTGGCTAGCTTAAGCCAAACCAGCCGTGTCCCAGTGCGGCGCTAGGCTAGCAGTCATTCAGCAAAGGTTAGGATGAGCTGTGGTTTGCTGGGTGGACGTGCACAGCGTTTGTTATTGAACTGCTAGCTCGTTATCTCTATCCTTGTTGCTGATGATGATGGGTTTAATCGCTGAATGACAGCTGGTTGCCAAAATTGAACCCTGGTGTCAGCGTTGCCATATATGGATTGGCAAATGGGGCAGTGGAGCAGGCCatggtgtgtatttatataacagGATAGATAGGCTTCCCTATCAAGAGATGTTAAATAACAAGCTTAATGTCTTTTTCAAACCAATCCTCCTGTGCTCATTGTCACTTCATGACGAGCGTGTAATGGGATTTGGTGAAAGTTGACATTCATTTCGGATATATTAAATGGAATTTGACACATAAGATTATTGTTTTGCTTTCGTTATTTCTATAGAACCTATTTAATTTGATTCTGTTCATCTCTGTGACCTTCATAGTCGATATCCTTATGGAAAAACTGAACTGATGACTAAAGCGTTTATGGAATCATCTGTCCATGAACCACCATTAATATAGATTGGAAAACAGACATCACAGCCACTGAAAGGTCTAATAGTAATAGCTACCTGTCTTCATTTTAGTGTTGATCATGACATTATATTCCCCTCCTCAAATTTGTTTATCCCATTGCATATCAAGCCTGAAGTTATGTTTATTAAAGTCCGATAGTGtttcaaaaaaggaaaatttcTGTAGCAAAGCTGTGAGGTTTTAGCATCATTATATTCACTCAGTACTGCTTACTACTAAAACTACCAAAACCACATACTAATAGATGTGAAACtacaatttatttttgcagCACTGATTTCAAATGAATATGATTTCTTATCAGAGTACAGTTGTGACAACACTGCAACTGACCAGTACATCAAAGATGACTTATtatatttgtgtaatttttaGGAACTGTCAGATCTGCAGAGGGACCCACCTGCACAGTGCTCTGCTGGACCAGTCGGAGAGGATTGTAAGTAGTTCGAAAATTGCTGCATCTGCATATGCTTGAACCCAAAATTCTAATTGTAATGTAGGGAGACATTTCTAAGATTACAGTGGAGTGTTTGCATCTCAACATGTAAACTAATGTATTATTTATCTCgtttgtccctcagtgtttcATTGGCAGGCAACAATAATGGGACCGGTAGGTTACTCTGAAGATTACGACAATTGAATTATGCATCCCAATGGCTGTAGAAAAACTTATCttgtttctatttctatttaattagGGTGACAGCCCATATCAGGGCGGAGTGTTTTTCCTCACCATCCACTTCCCGACAGATTACCCCTTCAAACCACCCAAAGTGAGTAAGGGTATGCCTTAAGTGTCACTACGGCTGTGGCATCACATGTCccacctcatttaaattcaatcataGTCTTCTTTTATATTTACTGTGAACATAATTTGCTTCACTGGAAAAGTATAACAATCTTTTCCTGTTCTGTCGCAGGTTGCATTCACCACAAAAATTTACCATCCTAATATCAACAGCAATGGAAGTATTTGTCTGGATATACTGAGATCACAATGGTCACCTGCACTTACAGTATCAAAAGGTAAGAGATAATATAAGACATTTCTAACGCTGttgacttttatttattaaacaagtCTAATGTTGACCCGACATGCACAGTACAAGGGCACTGACTCTGTCACCAGTAAATGAATGGCAGAAATTCATGCTACTCGCTAAACGTAATGGGACATGGGGAAGTGCTTACTTTTAGATTGGactttgttgttgctgctttaTTGTTCATAGCAGGTTTGTATCgtgagccattttcagacatgcccTGCGGGTAATAGTGAATTGGCTACGAAGTCTATGTGCAGTTTGCTGAATATCTACGGACATTATACTAGGAGGCCTTGTAGATAAAGTCCCTAGAGTCTGTGGAGCGTCTCACTCGACCATTTGTGTTCAGACACGCAACTCCTGtagagaaaatacagaggatcTGTAtaattcagtgcatgtctgaaagcagctagatTAATTATTTCACACCTTAAAATAgactttaatttttttgttttgtatttcagtttaatattttaaataggaTACATTAAAATTACTATGTACGTTTGATGATTACAATGATATCCACAAGGTAGCAACATATAACCAGTTCTAGTTATTCGGTCATGTGTTTACTGACTCTGTTTTGTAATATTGCCTGGCCCTACTATCATATTTATCTAAAATATCACTGTACTAGTGTAAGGAGGTTTGACAAAAATTGGCCTGCATTCATTAATGTCGTATCTATTTCTTCCCCATTTATTGCAATCTTTAATTCAAACATTCTGATTCCTTCCTCCGTAGTTTTATTGTCAATCTGCTCTCTTCTTTGTGATCCGAACCCGGATGACCCACTGGTACCAGAGATTGCCCACACATACAAGGCTGACAGGGAAAAGTGAGTGTAACACACTGGCATTTGATAATCTTGGAGTTAAAATATTTACTATGCTAAAACATTACTTCTAAACTTTGCATGTGTTTTACAGGTACAACAAATTAGCGAGAGAATGGACCCAGAAGTATGCTATGTGAAAAATGCCAGGGAGATCAAAATACaaacaagaacaaaataaacacgTTTGATTTGTAACTTGAGACAAATAAgcaacagaggaaaaataaactaGACAATAGCCCACGTTTTGGAGAAGGAAGCGATACAATGAGGTACAGTGCCACCTGGCTTTCCGTGTGCTGAGCTGCTTCCATGTGCTGTCCTTCATGACTTGTATGGATCTGCTGAGCAGGACCTGATGGGCTCCTTATGCCCTCCGGATGGAATACTGGAAAACTAACCACTGTTCATGCCACCACACTCAGACTTTCAACTGTTTCTCCTGCTATTGTATTCATCACTGTCATTGTTGCTATTCCTTTGCATCATTGTTACTGTCAAAGAGTCATATCATTTTTGCTActcagaaaacaaaatgtttgattATTTTGGAGATTGGCTGTCCCTTCATTTCTGAGGTACTGTCTGTGTCCCACTGGATGTCTTGTTATTACTATATCTCCTTGTATTTAGTGGCCTTTCTGTGTCCTTACTTTCAAATGGTGTATGTGCAATTGAGGCAGAATGTTCCCTGTTCAACACAAAATGGTGCTGTGCCATTACCAGCAGCTGATCTGTTGGCACAAACTGTCTCGACCCCGCAACAATGTGAAAGACGCAAAGAAGGATTGGTCTCTTATCACTCAATGCATTTCATATCGTGGCAGTATTTAGTTGGTTTGAAGATATTAGGGAACTGCTGGGAAGAGCTTGCTGGCCCTCGCCTCACCATCGTGGTGCCCCACGGGGCAAATTTCAACATTCATTTTTCTGACATGGTGTCATTGCCCTTATATCCTGTATAAGTAATCACCCATGGCTGGTGTCCATAGTGCACAAAATACTGCTGTTGTATGACTTGTTTCTTGTGTGGCTATGAACATAGCTACTCTTTGGCATAGAGCTAAACTGTATGCCGCCTCCTCAGTAAAGTTACTCAGGTATCTAACCAAATCATCAGCCTTTACATGCAGTGACCCATGTTGAGAATAATGACCAGGGCCCATATCACCaggtttctaaaaaaaaaaacatagtgcCCTGCACTCCTGGGGTTTTGAATGCATGTAGGCCCTGGTGGTCTGTGTTGTCATTTCATCACAGAGGGCTTCTTTCACTCGTCTTTGAGTTCTTTTTCGTCACTGTTTCCATTTTGAACAACACTTTGGATGTGAACGGCTGTTTAATGATGCTGTTGAACATGTACATGCTAGTCTTTTTCTAAAAATGAAATGGCCTTTGGCTACAGCTGGTGTCAGTTACACTCAAAATGAGGAATTTGAGCAGAATCACTTTTTGCAGAGCCAAGTAATTTGAAGTCATATGTGTCTTGTTACTTGATGTGAACAAATTGGGTAACTTACCATGACATTTTTATATGCTTTAAGTATCAGGTGATGTGAGGTTTTTTCTTAAGTTTAATCCATCAGTCTGcaaaagtttttgttttgtttttgggaTACATAATCCACACTAAAACTGTTTTGCCTAAGTGATACATTTGTGACCTTTTGTATTGTATCTTTAAATGCTTTAGTTTTAGGGTTTTTTGTTTCAATCATTCATGTTACCAGAAGTGAACAGGATTGTGATTTGTCATATTAGTTTTAATGTAACCCATTGTGAGTGTTGGATTAAGTAGTTAgcaaatgcaatttttttttaaatcatgctcATGATGTGCTGATGCTGCCAATATAAAGGGAATTATTTGATGTTTGAAAGGAGAATAAGTTCTTTTTGCTATAGAGGCATTATTGAATGGTTTCAGACAGAACAATGCATAGTAAAGCATGAAATTAGTAGATCTGCTTGTAGAATTAACCCAATGGTTTAGTCACAGAATATAGATCGTAATGATTGTTAACTACTGTGGAGAAAAAAGTCAAATCAGGTTATCCtgaaatacagtatatattaaaacaatttaaaaaatgtatcctcTAAATGCTGTTACAAAGTCATTTTGCTGACAGaccacaatttaaaaataacttgCCTGTAATAGTACTAGTTCAAACTTTTTAAGCATTGTCATGACTTCATCtggctatttatttatttgaaagcaGGGTATCTTCCAGCTGTTCCGACTGAATGCAGCCTCTTCATTTCATCATCTGGGTGAtgttgcattgacttccattgtCCAGTGTGCCCAGTAGAGTTTCTTTAGGCAGCTTGGCATGCTTTGCACTCTGGAGAATCCTCCTCACAGCCATTAGCAAGATATCAGGGATTTCGTTACAATTCATCCACCTAACACCTCTGACTAAAAATTTTAGCCTTAACCCTCATTTTTGTATATACACAGAGTCATAAACTGTAAATTAGCTATCAGGGCTGTATATCCCCCATATGGGTCAATCATTTCATCAGTAAATGTGGAAACCTGCTTGAACAGTACCAGTAtaaattttcttttgtttttgttgttgaaatgtttcCGCCTGGCTTTCTCTGAATGAAGGATCAGCTGACATGCATCCTAAAAATCTGGAATACTTGTGCTTGAACTGCC
The genomic region above belongs to Pleuronectes platessa chromosome 4, fPlePla1.1, whole genome shotgun sequence and contains:
- the ube2d4 gene encoding ubiquitin-conjugating enzyme E2 D4 encodes the protein MALKRIQKELSDLQRDPPAQCSAGPVGEDLFHWQATIMGPGDSPYQGGVFFLTIHFPTDYPFKPPKVAFTTKIYHPNINSNGSICLDILRSQWSPALTVSKVLLSICSLLCDPNPDDPLVPEIAHTYKADREKYNKLAREWTQKYAM